A genome region from Dolichospermum compactum NIES-806 includes the following:
- a CDS encoding DUF4351 domain-containing protein, producing MGSDTPKSPSKSPFSRGLQQKVRSLSISQLESLGEALLDFQNMSDLENWLQDNRCLY from the coding sequence GTGGGATCTGACACCCCTAAATCCCCCTCAAAGTCCCCCTTTTCAAGGGGTTTACAACAAAAAGTGCGATCGCTCTCCATTTCTCAACTAGAATCATTAGGAGAGGCATTATTGGATTTTCAAAATATGTCAGATTTGGAAAATTGGTTACAAGATAATCGCTGTTTATATTGA
- a CDS encoding Uma2 family endonuclease codes for MLTSIIPPLENGDHLNRLEFERRYQFMPPQKKAELIDGVVYMAAALRYRSHGLPHSYLMTWLGFYAANTPGLELADNATVRLDLDNEPQPDALLRIKTEFGGQSRISEDDYVEGAPELIVEISGSTVSYDLYNKLTIYRRHGVKEYIVWRVYDQKIDWFYLEDGKYINLPINEQGLIESRIFPGLVLSVDNILKNNLAEVLSILQFQLNTEKHHNYCGQLKTMCK; via the coding sequence ATGTTAACTTCTATTATTCCTCCATTAGAGAATGGCGATCACCTAAATCGGTTAGAATTTGAACGCCGTTATCAGTTCATGCCACCTCAAAAAAAGGCAGAATTAATTGATGGAGTAGTTTATATGGCAGCAGCATTAAGATACAGAAGTCACGGTTTACCCCATAGTTACTTAATGACATGGTTAGGGTTCTACGCAGCTAATACACCGGGGTTGGAATTAGCAGATAATGCCACAGTCAGATTAGATTTAGACAATGAACCCCAACCGGATGCTTTATTAAGGATAAAAACTGAATTTGGTGGACAATCTCGAATTAGTGAAGATGATTATGTAGAAGGAGCGCCAGAATTAATCGTAGAAATTTCTGGTTCTACCGTATCCTATGATTTGTACAACAAATTGACAATTTATCGCCGTCATGGAGTTAAAGAATATATTGTATGGCGAGTGTATGATCAAAAAATAGATTGGTTTTATTTAGAAGATGGGAAATATATTAATTTGCCAATTAATGAGCAAGGATTAATTGAAAGTCGAATATTTCCGGGTTTAGTGTTATCTGTTGATAATATTTTAAAGAATAATTTAGCTGAAGTTTTATCTATTTTACAATTTCAACTTAATACAGAAAAGCATCATAATTATTGCGGACAATTAAAAACTATGTGCAAATAA
- a CDS encoding GDP-mannose 4,6-dehydratase — MKKALICGVSGQDGAYLAELLLNQGYTVCGTSRDAQISPFQNLVHLGIKDQVKLESMSLTDFRSVLQVLTKIQPDEVYNLAGQTSVGLSFGQPVETLESIATGTLNLLEAIRFLGTRIKLYNAGSSECFGDTGNIAAEETTPFRPRSPYAVAKSAAFWEVANYREAYGLFACSGILFNHESPLRPERFVTQKIIATACRIAQGSNEKLYLGNMSIQRDWGWAQEYVKAMYLMLQQTQPDDYVIATGENTSLEDFVAAAFASVNLEWRDHVVVDSSLFRPTDLAVGKGNPSKAKIQLGWEARYKMQDVVKMMVDAKLES, encoded by the coding sequence ATGAAAAAAGCTCTCATTTGTGGAGTATCTGGACAAGACGGAGCTTATCTAGCAGAATTACTACTTAATCAAGGTTACACAGTCTGTGGAACTTCCAGAGATGCCCAAATCTCACCTTTCCAGAATTTAGTCCACTTAGGCATTAAAGATCAAGTAAAGTTAGAGTCAATGTCCTTGACTGACTTCCGTAGCGTCTTACAGGTACTCACAAAAATCCAACCAGATGAAGTCTACAACTTAGCAGGACAAACTTCCGTAGGTTTATCTTTTGGACAACCTGTAGAAACTTTAGAAAGCATAGCTACAGGCACACTAAATTTATTAGAAGCCATTCGGTTTTTAGGCACTCGGATTAAACTTTACAATGCAGGTTCGAGTGAATGCTTTGGTGATACTGGCAATATAGCAGCCGAAGAAACAACTCCATTTCGCCCCAGAAGTCCTTATGCTGTAGCTAAATCTGCTGCTTTTTGGGAAGTGGCTAACTACCGAGAAGCTTACGGTTTATTTGCCTGTTCAGGAATTTTATTTAATCATGAATCTCCCCTGCGTCCAGAAAGATTTGTCACTCAAAAAATTATTGCTACTGCCTGTCGGATAGCCCAAGGTAGTAACGAAAAATTATATTTAGGTAATATGTCAATTCAGCGGGACTGGGGTTGGGCGCAGGAATACGTGAAAGCCATGTATTTAATGTTGCAGCAAACACAGCCTGATGATTATGTGATTGCAACGGGGGAAAACACTTCCTTGGAAGATTTTGTTGCTGCTGCATTTGCATCTGTAAATTTAGAATGGCGTGATCATGTAGTTGTTGATAGTAGCCTATTCAGACCTACGGATTTGGCGGTCGGTAAAGGTAATCCGAGTAAGGCTAAAATCCAATTAGGATGGGAGGCTAGATATAAAATGCAGGATGTTGTGAAAATGATGGTAGATGCGAAATTAGAATCATGA